Proteins co-encoded in one Medicago truncatula cultivar Jemalong A17 chromosome 8, MtrunA17r5.0-ANR, whole genome shotgun sequence genomic window:
- the LOC120577529 gene encoding receptor kinase-like protein Xa21: MFLDFHESINENVSFGCDYKIPVKGKGSIPEEIGYVDKLYQLFLYNNSLSGSIPSKIFNLSSLTHLEVENNSLSGTIPSNTGYSLPSLQYLHLNDNNFVGNIPNNIFNSSNLIVFQLYDNAFSGTLPSIAFGNLGFVEFFLIYDNNLTIDDSHQFFTSLTNCRYLKYLDLSGNHIPNLPKSIGNISSEYIRAESCGIGGYIPLEVGNMSKLLFFDLYDNNINGPIPRSVKGLQKLQHLSLSKNGLQGSFIEEFCEMKSLGELYLNNNKLSGVLPTCLGNMISLIRIHVGSNSLNSRVPSSLWSLRDILEINFSSNSLIGNLPPEIGNLRAIILLDLSRNQISSNIPTTINSLLTLQKLSLADNKLNGSIPKSFGQMVSLISLDLSQNMLTGVIPKSLESLLYLENINFSYNRLQGEIPDGGHFKNFTAQSFMHNEALCGDPRLQVPTCGKQVKKWSMEKKLIFKCILPIVVSVILVVACIILLKHNKRKKNETTLERGLSTLGAPRRISYYELVQATNGFNESNFLGRGGFGSVYQGKLPDGEMIAVKVIDLQSEAKSKSFDAECNAMRNLRHRNLVKIISSCSNLDFKSLVMEFMSNGSVDKWLYSNNYCLNFLQRLNIMIDVASAVEYLHHGSSIPVVHCDLKPSNVLLDENMVAHVSDFGIAKLMDEGQSKTHTQTLATVGYLAPEYGSKGIVSVKGDVYSYGIMLMEIFTRRKPTDDMFVAELSLKTWISGSLPNSIMEVMDSNLVQITGDQIDDILTHMSYIFSLALNCCEESPDARINMADVIATLIKIKTLVVGANTV, from the exons ATGTTTTTGGATTTTCATGAATCCATAAATGAAAATGTCTCATTTGGTTGTGATTATAAGATTCCAGTGAAAGGAAAAG GTTCGATACCCGAGGAGATTGGCTATGTTGATAAACTTTATCAGCTATTTTTGTATAACAATAGCTTAAGTGGATCTATTCCTTCCAAAATCTTCAACTTGTCATCACTCACACATTTGGAGGTTGAAAATAATAGCCTCTCAGGCACAATTCCATCAAATACGGGATATAGCCTTCCTAGTCTGCAATATCTACACTTGAATGATaacaattttgttggaaatattccaaataacatattcaactcttctaatcttattgtttttcaattgtATGACAACGCATTCAGTGGAACTCTACCCAGTATTGCTTTTGGAAATTTAGGATTCGTTGAATTCTTTCTCATATATGACAACAATTTGACAATAGATGATTCTCATCAATTCTTTACTTCCTTGACAAATTGTAGATATTTGAAGTATCTAGACTTATCAGGGAATCATATACCCAATCTTCCTAAGTCAATTGGAAACATAAGTTCAGAATACATCAGGGCAGAATCATGTGGAATTGGTGGTTATATTCCCCTAGAAGTTGGAAACATGAGCAAATTGCTATTTTTTGATCTGTATGACAATAATATAAATGGACCAATACCTCGTTCAGTCAAAGGGTTACAGAAACTTCAACATTTGAGTCTTAGCAAGAATGGACTACAAGGATCATTTATTGAAGAGTTTTGTGAAATGAAGAGTTTGGGTGAGTTGTATCTAAACAATAATAAGCTCTCTGGAGTTTTACCAACATGTTTGGGAAATATGATTTCTCTTATAAGGATACATGTAGGATCTAACAGTTTGAACTCTAGAGTACCTTCATCTCTTTGGAGTCTTAGAGATATATTAGAgataaatttttcttcaaattctttaaTTGGTAATCTTCCACCTGAGATTGGGAATTTGAGAGCAATTATACTATTAGACCTATCAAGAAATCAGATTTCAAGCAACATTCCAACAACCATTAATTCCTTACTAACATTGCAGAAGCTCTCCTTAGCAGATAATAAACTGAATGGATCAATTCCCAAATCATTTGGTCAAATGGTAAGCTTGATCTCTTTGGACTTGTCCCAAAATATGTTAACTGGTGTTATTCCAAAATCCTTAGAATCACTTTTGTATCTTGAAAACATCAACTTCTCATATAATAGATTACAAGGAGAGATTCCTGATGGTGgacatttcaaaaatttcacAGCTCAATCATTTATGCATAATGAAGCACTTTGCGGCGATCCTCGCCTTCAAGTACCTACATGTGGTAAGCAAGTTAAAAAATGGTCAATGGAAAAAAAGCTTATATTCAAATGCATACTTCCCATAGTTGTGTCAGTCATTTTGGTTGTTGCGTGCATCatacttttaaaacataataaaaggaaaaagaatgAAACTACTCTTGAAAGGGGTTTGTCAACTTTAGGAGCTCCAAGAAGAATATCGTATTATGAACTTGTGCAAGCAACTAATGGATTCAATGAGAGTAATTTCCTTGGAAGGGGGGGATTTGGCTCTGTTTATCAGGGGAAGCTTCCTGATGGTGAGATGATTGCAGTCAAAGTAATTGATTTGCAATCAGAGGCAAAATCAAAGAGCTTTGATGCAGAATGCAATGCGATGAGAAATCTACGGCATCGAAATTTGGTAAAGATTATCAGCAGTTGCTCAAATCTTGATTTCAAATCATTGGTGATGGAGTTCATGTCAAATGGAAGTGTAGACAAATGGTTATATTCAAATAACTATTGTCTAAATTTCTTACAAAGGTTAAATATAATGATAGATGTTGCATCTGCAGTAGAATATCTCCATCATGGTTCTTCAATACCAGTGGTTCATTGCGATCTAAAGCCTTCTAATGTCTTATTGGATGAAAATATGGTTGCACATGTAAGCGATTTTGGTATTGCCAAGCTCATGGATGAAGGACAATCTAAAACTCATACACAAACTTTGGCTACTGTTGGATATCTTGCACCAG AGTATGGATCTAAAGGAATTGTTTCCGTCAAAGGAGATGTGTACAGCTATGGGATCATGTTAATGGAAATCTTCACAAGAAGAAAGCCAACAGATGATATGTTTGTTGCAGAACTAAGCTTGAAGACATGGATCAGTGGATCATTGCCTAATTCAATCATGGAGGTCATGGATTCAAATTTAGTCCAAATAActggggaccaaattgatgataTATTGACTCACATgtcatatatttttagtttagcATTGAATTGCTgtgaagaatcacctgatgccAGAATCAATATGGCAGATGTTATTGCGACGCTAATCAAAATCAAGACTTTGGTTGTTGGTGCAAACACAGTCTAG